GGTGAGGCCCGCCGCCCTGTCCTTGGGGATAATCAGTCCCCCCGCGCCCACTCCGTCGGCGACGCGGGCGACAGCGCCGAGGTTGCGCGGATCCTGAACCGAATCGAGGATAAAGAGGATAGGGACGGCTCCGGGCCTCCGGGTCCGTTCTATTAAGGTATCGAGTTCGGCGTATTCCCACCCGCCGACCCGAAGGCATACCCCCTGATGGTTGCCGCCGACCGCCAGCGCGTCCAGCTTCTCGCGCGGCAGCTCCTCGACGGCGACACCGGCTACTCTTGCCGCCTCCAGTATCTCGGGGTCGGGCTTAATTCCCTTCGCCACTACCAGCCGCTCGCAGGTGTCGGGAAGGGTCTGGAGGTGTTCGAGGACGGTGCGCTTTCCGTAAAGCCACTCTTTCATGCCAAAATCCCGTCGATCTCCAAAGCTATCTCCCCGGCGGCCAGTCTGGGTTCTTCGGCGCTCCTTATCGGCCTTCCTATCACTAGGTAATCGGCCCCGGCCTTTACCGCTCCCGCCGGGGTGGCGATGCGGTTCTGATCGTTCGCCCCCGCTCCCGCCGGGCGCACTCCGGGGGTGACGATAAGCCCGCCGCTCCAGAGGCTGCGTATGGCTCCCGCCTCCAGCGGCGAGGCGACAACGCCGTCCGCGCCCGAAGCTTTGGCGAGGAGGGCGAAACGCTCCACGGCCTCGGCGGGGGTTCCCTTTACCCCAAGTTCGTCGAGAGTCCCCTGCGAGTGGCTGGTGAGAACCGTCACCGCAAGCAGCTTGGGAGGAACCTTCCCGGCTTTCGCCGCCCCTTCCCGTACCGCTTCGGAGGCTCGTTTCAGAGCA
This portion of the bacterium genome encodes:
- the rlmB gene encoding 23S rRNA (guanosine(2251)-2'-O)-methyltransferase RlmB, which codes for MKEWLYGKRTVLEHLQTLPDTCERLVVAKGIKPDPEILEAARVAGVAVEELPREKLDALAVGGNHQGVCLRVGGWEYAELDTLIERTRRPGAVPILFILDSVQDPRNLGAVARVADGVGAGGLIIPKDRAAGLTASAARSAAGALASIPVAQVVNVARTIRELKDEGFFVMGTAPEGTELFKAKIFFPLVIVLGAEDKGLRPNVAANCDILASLPMEGKVSSLNISVAAGVFGYEALRRFRAQS
- a CDS encoding orotidine-5'-phosphate decarboxylase translates to MKGKDRIIFALDVDNSADALLWVARLSGRVGVFKVGLELFVSAGPSLVEQIVGKGEKVFLDLKFHDIPATVAGAVRSASSLGAFMINVHALAGGDALKRASEAVREGAAKAGKVPPKLLAVTVLTSHSQGTLDELGVKGTPAEAVERFALLAKASGADGVVASPLEAGAIRSLWSGGLIVTPGVRPAGAGANDQNRIATPAGAVKAGADYLVIGRPIRSAEEPRLAAGEIALEIDGILA